One segment of Sinorhizobium sp. BG8 DNA contains the following:
- a CDS encoding ABC transporter permease, with protein sequence MREHSFFRDRLLPISTVVLALVVIWYVFVVVLNAPFERDTAARAGTTITFSEIVPKTMFQERPVLPAPHQVAVELWDTTVNKAVTSKRSLVYHAWVTLSATLAGFAMGTVLGILLAIGIVHNRAMDRSLMPWVIASQTIPILAIAPMIIVVLNAVGISGLMPKALISTYLSFFPIVVGMVKGLRSPEAIQLDLMHTYNASPLQTFLKLRWPASMPYLFTSLKVAIAISLVGAIVGELPTGAVAGLGARLLAGSYYGQTVQIWAALFMAAAVAALLVVIVGMAHTAVLKRMGARP encoded by the coding sequence ATGCGGGAACACAGCTTCTTCAGGGATCGTCTTCTTCCGATAAGCACGGTCGTCCTGGCGCTCGTCGTCATCTGGTATGTTTTCGTCGTCGTTCTGAACGCGCCCTTCGAGCGCGATACGGCGGCACGCGCGGGCACGACGATAACCTTTTCGGAGATCGTGCCGAAAACCATGTTCCAGGAACGTCCGGTTCTGCCGGCGCCGCACCAGGTGGCAGTCGAGCTCTGGGACACGACCGTCAACAAGGCGGTAACGTCCAAGCGCAGCCTCGTCTACCACGCCTGGGTGACGCTCTCGGCAACTCTTGCCGGTTTCGCCATGGGAACCGTGCTCGGTATCCTGCTGGCAATCGGCATCGTGCACAATCGCGCGATGGATCGGTCGCTGATGCCATGGGTCATCGCGAGCCAGACAATCCCGATCCTGGCAATCGCGCCGATGATCATCGTCGTCCTCAACGCGGTGGGCATATCCGGCCTGATGCCGAAGGCACTCATTTCCACCTATCTCAGCTTCTTTCCCATCGTCGTAGGCATGGTGAAAGGGCTGCGCAGCCCCGAGGCGATCCAGCTCGATCTCATGCACACCTACAATGCCTCACCCCTGCAGACCTTCCTCAAGCTGCGGTGGCCGGCATCCATGCCCTACCTCTTCACCTCGCTGAAGGTGGCCATCGCAATCTCGCTCGTCGGTGCGATCGTCGGCGAGCTGCCGACGGGCGCAGTCGCCGGTCTCGGCGCGCGTCTGCTGGCCGGCTCCTACTACGGGCAAACCGTCCAGATCTGGGCAGCCCTTTTCATGGCCGCCGCCGTCGCGGCCCTGCTCGTCGTGATCGTGGGCATGGCACACACCGCCGTGCTCAAGCGAATGGGGGCAAGGCCATGA